A portion of the Mesobacillus sp. AQ2 genome contains these proteins:
- a CDS encoding 3-oxoacyl-ACP synthase produces the protein MLVLQAENEPFARRAEYVQIGIVSTGIYLPETYITGREIARAAGIPEMVVEEKMGIKKKPVPGQEDHTCEMGIRAAKTAIEKAGIDPMEIDLVIYIGEEYKEYPLWTAGIKLQEEIGAYNAWAFDTALRCGTTVMALKLARGMMLSDPEIKTVLLAGGYRNGDFIDYQNPRTRFMYNLGAGGGAILLKKGHQENLLLETEMITDGSFSEDVVVVAGGTKNPLSAESLKRGLYQLDVLDPQGMKERLEQKSMANFLKVIRRSVEKSGFSEKDISYIGMLHMKRSAHQFVLQELGLGESNSIYLEDYGHIGQIDQILSLELAEKAGKLKDGDIVVLVSAGIGYAWGATTIRWGKGEA, from the coding sequence ATGCTAGTTTTACAGGCAGAGAATGAGCCATTTGCAAGGAGGGCTGAATACGTGCAGATCGGGATTGTCAGCACAGGAATCTATCTTCCGGAAACATATATAACAGGAAGGGAAATTGCTCGGGCAGCAGGAATTCCGGAAATGGTTGTGGAAGAAAAAATGGGAATCAAGAAAAAGCCTGTTCCTGGTCAGGAAGACCATACATGTGAGATGGGAATCAGGGCTGCAAAGACGGCAATCGAAAAAGCGGGTATCGATCCGATGGAGATTGATCTGGTGATCTATATCGGTGAGGAATACAAGGAGTATCCATTATGGACTGCCGGAATCAAGCTTCAGGAAGAAATCGGCGCTTATAATGCCTGGGCATTTGATACAGCATTGCGTTGCGGGACGACAGTCATGGCATTGAAACTTGCCAGGGGCATGATGCTGTCCGACCCTGAAATCAAAACGGTGCTGCTGGCTGGCGGCTATCGGAACGGGGATTTCATCGACTACCAGAATCCGCGGACCCGCTTCATGTACAATCTCGGAGCAGGCGGCGGGGCGATTTTACTGAAAAAGGGCCATCAGGAAAATCTGCTGCTCGAAACAGAAATGATTACTGACGGGTCTTTTTCCGAGGATGTCGTCGTGGTTGCAGGGGGAACGAAAAATCCGCTTTCGGCAGAAAGTCTGAAGCGGGGTCTTTATCAGCTTGATGTCCTCGATCCACAGGGAATGAAAGAAAGGCTGGAGCAAAAGTCGATGGCCAACTTCCTGAAGGTCATCCGTCGGTCCGTGGAAAAAAGCGGTTTTTCAGAAAAAGATATTTCATACATTGGGATGCTGCATATGAAGCGTTCCGCGCACCAGTTTGTTTTACAGGAATTAGGACTAGGTGAATCCAATTCTATTTATCTCGAAGACTATGGACATATCGGCCAGATTGACCAGATCCTGTCGCTGGAACTGGCTGAAAAGGCAGGAAAGCTGAAGGACGGGGATATTGTAGTCCTTGTCAGTGCCGGGATCGGCTATGCCTGGGGAGCAACAACTATACGCTGGGGGAAGGGTGAAGCTTGA
- a CDS encoding long-chain fatty acid--CoA ligase, whose product MRWELDWLESRARLTPDAAAIADAGTDQEWSFREVNERAKAIAAWMQGIGVKKGDRIALLAPNGVSYFDLVFACGKIGAIFVPLNWRLSVDELAFIIQDSEPALLAFHSKFTKEVTMVWDQAGQCIQINGSHYQDLITSPKQIQPVDLDEEDPLAMIYTGGTTGKPKGAVLSHRAIIWNSISTIASWNLTDEDKTITYLPLFHTGGLNALSIPILMAGGTVVLGDEFTPEKAIEYLIRHKCTIVLFVPTMHHMLVKSKEFQQAEFRDMKLFLSGGAPCPLDIYEAYKKKGLAFKEGYGLTEAGPNNFFIDPSDADVKRGSVGKPMLFTSIKVIRDDGSEAPAGEIGELAIRGKHAFSYYWKNDIATENAWKDGWLHTGDLARQDEEGFFYIVGRKKEMIITGGENVYPLEIEHWLSSHPSILEAAVIGVQDEKWGEAVTAFIVLEREAALSGDGVKEYCRKKLAGYKVPKQIHFITHMPKTHVGKIDKKQLKEIASKNQKPVS is encoded by the coding sequence GTGAGGTGGGAGCTCGATTGGCTTGAATCAAGAGCGAGATTGACACCGGACGCTGCTGCGATTGCTGATGCCGGTACAGATCAGGAATGGTCGTTCAGGGAAGTCAATGAACGAGCCAAGGCGATCGCGGCATGGATGCAGGGAATTGGTGTCAAAAAAGGCGACAGGATTGCATTGCTTGCGCCGAACGGGGTCAGTTACTTCGATTTAGTATTCGCCTGTGGGAAAATTGGTGCTATTTTTGTGCCGTTGAACTGGAGGCTATCGGTGGATGAATTAGCCTTTATCATACAAGACAGTGAGCCGGCGCTGCTGGCGTTCCATTCGAAATTCACAAAAGAAGTGACGATGGTCTGGGATCAAGCAGGCCAGTGCATCCAAATCAATGGTTCACACTATCAGGATTTGATTACTAGTCCGAAGCAAATCCAGCCTGTCGATCTGGATGAAGAAGACCCGCTGGCGATGATTTATACAGGAGGGACGACCGGAAAGCCAAAAGGTGCCGTTCTGTCACATCGAGCGATCATCTGGAACAGCATTTCGACCATTGCGAGCTGGAACCTGACAGATGAAGACAAGACAATCACCTATTTGCCTTTATTTCACACAGGCGGGCTGAATGCTCTGTCAATCCCCATCCTGATGGCAGGTGGGACGGTCGTGCTGGGGGATGAATTTACTCCTGAAAAAGCGATTGAATATTTGATCAGGCATAAATGTACGATCGTATTGTTTGTGCCGACGATGCACCACATGCTAGTAAAATCAAAAGAGTTCCAGCAAGCGGAATTCAGGGATATGAAATTGTTTTTATCTGGCGGGGCTCCATGCCCGCTGGATATCTATGAAGCTTATAAAAAGAAAGGCCTGGCCTTCAAAGAGGGATACGGCCTGACGGAGGCTGGCCCGAATAATTTTTTCATCGATCCTTCAGATGCGGATGTCAAAAGAGGTTCGGTCGGCAAACCGATGTTATTCACCTCCATCAAGGTCATCAGAGACGACGGAAGTGAAGCGCCAGCCGGTGAAATCGGCGAGTTAGCGATCAGGGGCAAGCATGCCTTCTCGTATTATTGGAAAAATGACATCGCGACCGAAAATGCCTGGAAAGATGGATGGCTCCACACCGGCGACCTTGCCAGACAGGATGAAGAAGGCTTTTTCTATATCGTCGGCAGGAAAAAGGAGATGATCATCACAGGCGGAGAGAATGTTTATCCCCTGGAAATCGAGCACTGGCTAAGCTCACATCCTTCCATCCTGGAAGCCGCGGTAATCGGTGTCCAAGATGAAAAATGGGGTGAAGCCGTGACGGCATTCATCGTCCTTGAAAGAGAAGCAGCGTTAAGCGGAGATGGGGTAAAGGAATATTGCAGAAAAAAGCTGGCTGGCTATAAAGTGCCGAAACAGATCCACTTTATCACCCACATGCCAAAAACGCATGTCGGGAAAATTGACAAAAAGCAGTTAAAGGAAATAGCCAGTAAAAATCAGAAGCCAGTCAGCTGA
- the fabG gene encoding 3-oxoacyl-ACP reductase FabG, translated as MRLQDKVAIITGGANGIGLAAAKTFVREGARVAMADFDEETGSQRAAELKAEGYEAAFFQVNVADKDSVDSMVKDVLSHFGKIDILVNNAGITRDGMLHKLAVEDFQKVVDVNLTGVFHCAQAVVPAMVQQGSGRIINTSSVSGIYGNVGQTNYAATKAGVVGMTKTWAKELGRKGINVNAVAPGFIETGMTAKVPEKVIEHMKMLVPLGRLGLPEDIANAYLFLASDESKYVNGTTLHVDGGIMM; from the coding sequence ATGAGACTGCAAGATAAAGTAGCGATCATTACCGGAGGGGCAAATGGGATTGGCCTTGCCGCAGCGAAAACCTTTGTGCGTGAAGGCGCACGGGTGGCAATGGCGGATTTTGATGAGGAAACAGGATCACAGCGCGCAGCCGAGCTCAAAGCAGAAGGCTATGAAGCAGCCTTTTTCCAGGTGAACGTCGCTGATAAGGATAGCGTGGATTCGATGGTAAAGGATGTTCTGTCCCATTTTGGCAAGATTGATATTCTTGTAAATAATGCAGGCATCACAAGGGACGGGATGCTGCACAAACTCGCTGTGGAGGATTTTCAGAAAGTTGTTGATGTCAACCTGACAGGCGTCTTCCATTGCGCCCAGGCCGTTGTCCCGGCAATGGTCCAGCAGGGATCTGGAAGAATCATCAATACCTCTTCCGTCTCCGGCATTTACGGCAATGTCGGCCAGACCAACTACGCAGCAACAAAGGCGGGGGTTGTCGGGATGACGAAAACCTGGGCAAAAGAGCTCGGCCGCAAAGGAATCAACGTCAATGCCGTCGCCCCAGGATTCATTGAGACCGGCATGACAGCTAAAGTACCGGAAAAGGTGATTGAGCACATGAAAATGCTCGTCCCGCTCGGCAGACTGGGCTTGCCCGAGGATATCGCGAATGCCTACCTCTTCCTGGCCTCAGATGAATCAAAATATGTGAATGGCACCACCCTCCATGTGGACGGCGGAATCATGATGTAA
- a CDS encoding alpha/beta hydrolase, protein MEKTAFELKKVDLPNGESIAYRERDGGVKNVLLIHGNMTSSKHWDVLIDQMDPEYKVYAMDMRGFGGSSYRKPIMSIKDFSDDVKLFVDEIGLNNFSLVGWSTGGAVGMQFAADYPGYCEKLVLLASASTRGYPFFGTSPEGLPDLDNRLKTYDDVKADTGKTIAVQTAYDGQNRGFLKAMWNMLIYTERQPEAAHYEEYVDDMLTQRNLAEVYHSLNSFNISGVDNGLGMGTDQVKDIQIPVLVLRGDRDLVVTSKMADEIVEDFAGRARFAELKNCGHSPLVDDLDQLLRHIDGFLAE, encoded by the coding sequence ATGGAGAAAACGGCTTTCGAATTGAAAAAAGTTGATTTGCCTAATGGTGAAAGCATTGCTTATCGGGAACGGGACGGCGGCGTGAAAAACGTGCTGCTGATCCATGGAAACATGACATCATCAAAGCATTGGGATGTGCTGATTGATCAGATGGATCCGGAGTATAAAGTGTATGCGATGGACATGAGGGGATTCGGCGGCTCGAGTTACCGCAAGCCCATCATGTCAATCAAGGATTTTTCCGATGATGTAAAGCTGTTTGTCGACGAAATCGGGTTAAATAATTTTTCACTTGTTGGCTGGTCGACAGGTGGTGCGGTAGGAATGCAGTTTGCTGCTGATTATCCTGGCTATTGCGAAAAACTGGTGCTGCTCGCCTCTGCGTCAACAAGGGGTTACCCGTTCTTCGGAACGAGTCCGGAAGGCTTGCCTGATCTGGACAATCGACTTAAGACGTATGATGATGTTAAGGCGGATACCGGAAAAACGATTGCTGTCCAGACTGCATACGACGGGCAGAATAGAGGATTTTTAAAGGCGATGTGGAATATGTTGATCTATACCGAGCGTCAGCCGGAAGCAGCACATTATGAAGAGTATGTCGATGATATGCTGACACAGCGAAATCTGGCAGAGGTCTATCATTCTCTCAATAGTTTTAATATCAGTGGTGTTGATAACGGTTTGGGGATGGGGACAGATCAGGTAAAGGATATCCAGATTCCTGTCCTAGTCCTCCGAGGTGACCGCGATCTTGTTGTCACAAGCAAGATGGCCGACGAAATTGTCGAGGATTTTGCAGGTCGTGCAAGATTTGCAGAGTTGAAGAATTGCGGCCATTCGCCACTAGTGGATGATTTGGATCAGCTGCTAAGGCATATCGATGGATTTTTAGCAGAATAG
- a CDS encoding hydrolase: protein MEEQKQRYYFNIESGEVLDTPADQEGHFFTLIATGEEIKDLREYLEVNYKADWATYGNSHLHPFKDPDREHAEYDMALKEIYAMVYRLGDAEAKNHVRNMGILSEEELIK, encoded by the coding sequence ATGGAAGAGCAAAAACAGAGGTATTACTTCAATATAGAAAGCGGCGAGGTGCTGGATACGCCAGCAGATCAGGAGGGCCATTTCTTCACGTTGATCGCGACAGGAGAGGAAATCAAGGATCTGCGCGAGTACCTGGAAGTGAACTATAAAGCAGACTGGGCGACTTACGGGAATTCCCATCTGCACCCTTTCAAGGACCCGGATCGCGAGCATGCAGAATATGACATGGCCTTGAAGGAGATTTACGCAATGGTTTACAGACTTGGCGATGCCGAGGCAAAGAATCATGTGAGGAATATGGGCATCTTATCAGAAGAAGAGTTAATTAAATAA